In Providencia alcalifaciens, the sequence GCTGTTCTGATAATGCATAAGCACGGATTTTAGCTGGGTTAGACAAGCGATCCATCATCAAAGTGATACCGCCCTGCTTCAGTGCTTCAGTGATTGTTTCCCAACCAAACTGAATTAATTTCCCTGCATAGCCCGGCTCTACACCATCAGCAACCATTTTGTCATAGCTCAGTAACGCACCAGCCTGCAACATACCACACAGAATAGTTTGCTCACCCATTAAGTCAGACTTAACTTCAGCAACGAACGAGGACTCCAGAACGCCTGCACGATGGCCGCCAGTCGCAGCTGCCCATGCTTTTGCAATTGCCATCCCCTCACCTTTCGGGTCATTCTCAGGGTGAACAGCAATCAGTGTTGGAACACCGAAACCACGCTTATATTCTTCACGAACTTCGGTACCTGGGCATTTTGGTGCAACCATCACAACAGTGATGTCTTTACGAATTTCTTCGCCAACTTCAACGATGTTAAAACCGTGGGAATAACCCAACGCAGCGCCTTGTTTCATCATTGGCTGAACCGCACGAACAACGGTAGAGTGTTGTTTGTCTGGCGTTAAGTTAACAACTAAATCTGCTTCAGGGATCAGCTCTTCATAAGTCCCAACTTTGAAACCGTTTTCTGTTGCTTTACGCCAAGATGCGCGTTTCTCGTTGATTGCTTCTGGGCGCAGCGCATAAGCGATATCTAAGCCAGAATCGCGCATGTTCAAACCTTGGTTTAGACCTTGAGCACCACAACCGACAATGACGATTTTTTTACCTTTCAGATAGCCAGCTTCATCTGCAAATTCTTCGCGTTTCATGAAACGACACTTACCTAATTGTGCTAACTGCTCACGTAAATTCAATGTATTAAAATAATTCGCCATGGTCTTACTCCATTATTCGGTCAGTGTTCTGTTGTGTTCGCATTATCAGGCAACTTCGTTACCTGTTGCTCATTATTGAGCAGTTATAGATTTACTATATGCGATGATTAACATTGCTTAAATTGATATATTAACAATATAATGTTGCAATATTTGCAACGCTAATCAAGTCATCATTAGAGGGCAAGATGGATATTCGTGATCTACAACTGTTTTTGCA encodes:
- the ilvC gene encoding ketol-acid reductoisomerase, encoding MANYFNTLNLREQLAQLGKCRFMKREEFADEAGYLKGKKIVIVGCGAQGLNQGLNMRDSGLDIAYALRPEAINEKRASWRKATENGFKVGTYEELIPEADLVVNLTPDKQHSTVVRAVQPMMKQGAALGYSHGFNIVEVGEEIRKDITVVMVAPKCPGTEVREEYKRGFGVPTLIAVHPENDPKGEGMAIAKAWAAATGGHRAGVLESSFVAEVKSDLMGEQTILCGMLQAGALLSYDKMVADGVEPGYAGKLIQFGWETITEALKQGGITLMMDRLSNPAKIRAYALSEQLKTILAPLFQKHMDDIISGEFSSTMMADWANNDKNLLTWREETGKSSFENYPEFTGKITEQEYFDHGVLLVAMVKAGVELAFDTMLEAGILEESAYYESLHELPLIANTIARKRLYEMNVVISDTAEYGNYLFSFAAVPMLKEFMTKLQAGDLAKPVADNGTDNAQLRDINEAIRNHPIEKIGKTLRGYMTDMKKISSAQ